GCGTGCTGTTTGTATCTATAAGATTCGTTGCTATCATTAAATGTATTGGGCTTAACAATCAACTCATAAAAACCTTTTGCTTCTTCTTTAATTTTAAATTCTATATGCGCTTCTCTGGTCCAGGTCTTTGGATAATCTTCTAAAATGGCACTAATTTTATCTGAAAAATATTGAAACTCTTTAAATGTTGGTTCGCTTTCTAAGCCAATACTAATGGTATGATTAAATACATTAACATCCATATTAAAAACATCCTTATCTAATGCTTGGTACAACGCTTCTCTTAATACAATTTCTTGTTTTTGATAATGAGTTAAGGCCTCTATACTTCTATCTTCTGTATAATGAAACGGAACATAAAGTGCATTGTCTTTTGCATTCCATTCAAAATTTATAACAATGTTACGGTTTTCTTTAAGTGCTAATTCTACCCAAAACAAATTAGGATTCATGTTTGCTGCATTAAAGTTTCTTTTAAAAGTTAAAATCTCATATTTGTTATGATGATGCTCTTTTAAATAGGCTACAAACCCTTTTTTTGCTTTCATATTAGAAACGCCACAACCAACCAGCAAGAATAGAATTCCGATTAAAATACTATAAAAAATAAATTTATACATACCAATATTATTTACCAATTACACAAAGCCTTGCCCTTTGCTTATAAATTATTTTCTAATAAATTAACCAATACTTTCGTCCTGCTATCAACATCATCTGCATTTAAAATAGGACTATGGTCTACAGTTAAAACTCCATTAGAAAATGCATACGCATTAGTAGGATTGTGGTGGTCTTTGGTATTTAATATGTGTATTTCTTTTAAGCTTTCTGCTAAAGCTTCTTTCCCCATTTCATCTGCCGCAATAGACTTAAAAGCCGCTACAAGTGGTAAAAAATATATTTTAGGGTACGAATCGTTGTATAAGTGTAAAAAACGATCTTCAAATAAAGTACTCCATTCAATGTTTAAAGGAACATCAAAACCTGCAGCTGCTATTATTTGTGCTTTTAATTCTGGAAATTGTTCTTCTTGAAATGTTTTTGTAAATCTGTTTTCTTTTAATCCCATGATATTTTAATTTAAAGGTTATTTCTTTGTATACCTCAAAACTAAGACTTGATTAGGATGATTTTAAAACCGTTTTACATATGCTCTTTTTCGTTTTATATTCGCATTTATAAGCTATCTAAAACCTGTTTTAAGTACGATTTTTTACGTGTAGCAACAGGTATTATTTCTTGGTTTGTTAAGTGAACCGTATTGTTAGCATTCACCTTTTTTATGTATTTTATATTTACTAAATGAGATTGATGCACGCGTACAAAGGTGTGTTCACTTAAAATATTCTCGTAGTATTTTAAATTACGAGCACTCATTATTTTTTTATCAACTGTATGAAAAACAGTATACGCTCCGTCTGATTGGCAACGTACAATATCTTTTGTTTGCAAAAAATACTGAGCATCCGCAGTTTTTATTAACAAGGTTTTCTCAATTTCCTTTTTATTAATTTCAGAAACCTTGTCTAAAGCATTTTTATAAACTTGTTCTTTTTTATAACCAATTCTAAAGCGATCTATACATTCTGATAACTCTTCAGAATCTATCGGTTTTAGTAAATAATCTATGGTATCAAATTTTATTGCTTTTATTGCAAACTCATCATACGCAGTGGTAAAAATTATTTTAAACGCAATACTCTCTAAAGCTTCTAAAATCTGAAATGCATTTCCGCCAATTAATTCTATATCTAAAAAAACTAAATCTATCGGTTCCTTTTTTAGAAACGAAATAGCATCTGTAACATTATCTATTTTTGCAATAACCTCAATATCTTTCTGAGTATATTTTATCAGTTTATCTAATGTATTTAAAGCATTAAATTCGTCTTCTATTATAACGGCTTTTATCATTATAGTTTTAATTTAAAAAATACTTTTGTTCCAGAAGGCTTGTTGTTTTCATCAAATAAATCTTGAAGAATAAAGGATTTCTCTTCTCCTTTTTTTCGCATTTTTAAACGTTCTTTAAAAATAGCTGTAGCGTGTAAATCTTCCGTTAATTCTTCTTGCTTAGCTTTTGATGATCTGCCTAAACCGTTGTCTAAAATTACAAATAACAATTCTTGTCCTTCCTTTTCTATTTTCAATTGAAGCTTCCCTCCTTCTTTCTTCTCTTTTAATCCATATTCTATGGCATTTTCTAAAAAAGGTTGCAATAACATTGGTGGCACTTGTATTTTTGTAGTATCAATAGAGTTGTTAATTTCTAATGAATAGGTAAAAACATTATTAAAACGTAATTGTTGTGTTTCTATATAATTAGAAATCATGGCAATCTCTTTATCTAACGAAATAGCATCTTTTCTAACATAATCGAAATTTTGTCGAATCAGCTTAGAAAATTTTGCAATATAATTAGATGATTTTATAGGATTTCCTTCTAAAGTGATATTCTGAATCGCTGCCAAGGTGTTAAAGATAAAATGAGGATTCATTTGTATCCGTAGTAAACTTTGCTCTAATTTAGATGCTTTATTAGCTGCTCTTAGTTTTGTATTGTATATATAAAAAGCAGTTACTATTGCTAACAAAACAAATAACAATACGGTACTTATTAAAAGCCACTGGTTTCTACTATTAATTTCTTTTTGATGATTTATTTCAGTTTCCTTTTGTTTAACTTCATAATTAACATTTGCAAAATTTAAAAGTCTATTTTGTTCTAATCTACTCACATTTAATTGTAAACTATCTCTAATTATTTGGTTATCTAAAGCTTTTACATAATCTCCAGACATAATTGCTATTGCAACAAGTTTATCTCTTACCTCTATTTCATCCTTAGCATTATTATTAGAAACATAAATATTTAAAGCTTTCTTATAATTAATTGCTGCCGAATCGTTTTTAGCTCGCAATAAAAACAGGTTTCCCAAACCTTTGTAAGGTGAAGCATTTACATCTTTTATATTTTTGTTTAAAGTAGCAGCACCTCTTAGAAATTTTTCAGCACTTTGGTATTCGCCAGCTTCTATGTAGGTATATCCTATATTATTTAGAACACTTGCTAATATTTTAGGGTTTCCTGTAGCATGACTTAACTGCATTGCTTCAGAATAACTTTTTAAAGCTTTGTTGTATTCTTTTAGCTGTAAATAAACGCTGGCTTTGTTGTTTTTTATTGATATGATAGAAGCGGTATCAATTCCCTTAGAAAACAAACTATCGGTTACTTTTATATAAGACAATGCTTTGTTGTAATCTTTTAATTTAAAATGAAGATTAAATAACTGATTATACGCTTTACCCTCAATACGCTTATCTTCTATTAATTTAGCCAAATGCAGCGCCTTTAGTGCATACATTTGCGATGTTTCTATGTCTCCCATATGAAGAGAAGCACCACTTAATGTAATTAAACATCGTCCCTGATTATAAGTATCTTTTAATTCAACAAATAATTCATAACATTTTAAATGCGTATTCAGCGCTTCATTATATTTAAAATTTAGATATAAAAATTCTCCCTTTTTAAATAAAAACATAGCTTGCTCTAAAGACGTTAAATCTTTATTATTTTGCAGTAAGCTATCTAATTTAAAGAGAGTTTGTTGTGGTACTTTTTGACTTAAGCTATCTATGCTAGTTAGTTTTTTTTGTATATCAGGGCGAATAACATCTTGCCTAGAACATGCTAAAAATAATAGTAGTAAAGTGATAGCAAAAATTAATTGCCTTACTCTTTTGTTTTTTAAAATCATAAAAGAAAAACGGAATAACAATTTGAATAAGCTAAAATACATAATCATCAATCTCTAATAAAAGAATTTACTTTTATTTTTGTGTAAATAAAAAAATCCCTAAATTTTAAAAAGACAGTTATATATTCGCTTTTTAAATATTAAAAATCACAATTCTAAAGAATGAAAACACAAATAAAAATCATTGAAGTAGATAACATTCTAACGATAATTCCACTTTTAACAAAATTAAACTCCAAAACACCGCTAGAAATACTCAAAGAAAGAGTCGTAGAAATAGCAAAATTACCTAATTATGAATGTATAGGTTTATATATTGATGATAATCTAGTAGGAATTTCTGGCCTTTGGTATTCAACAAGACACTATATAGGTAAAACTGTAGAGCCCGATCATGTAATTATTGATGATACAGTAAGAGGTCAAGGACTTGGAAAACAATTCTTTAATTGGATAGACAATCATGTTCAAAAGAAAGGTTGTGAGGCTATAGAATTAAATGCCTATGTAAACAATCCACAATCTCACAAATTCTATTATAATGAAGGGTACAATATCTATGGCTTTCACTTTTTAAAGGTATTACGTGATGATAAAAAATTTTATTAATTTTTTTAAAAAAAAACTTGCAGAACTTAATAAAGGTTGTATATTTGCAACCGCTTACCAATATACGCGAAAGTAGCTCAGTTGGTAGAGCGTCAGCCTTCCAAGCTGAATGTCGCCGGTTCGAACCCGGTCTTTCGCTCAAAACCTTATTAGAAATAATAAGGTTTTTTTTATGCGCTAAATTTAAGGCGCTAATTCAATCAAAAAAACTACAGAATCAATCGTTCAATTTAATCAAAAGGTGAAATTATCAAATAGAGATAACCAACACATCTTCTATTATTTTTTTAAAACAATAATACTCTTATCTATCAACAAAATATTTTATAATAAAACTACCTTCTACATTAATCATTTAAAATAAAAAGAAACAAAAGCAACACCTCATACAATATCTATAAAATGAAAAACCTCGTAATCTTTTGATTACGAGGTTTGCTGCGGAGAAAGAGGCTCTATCACCTAGTTGTTCGTAAAAAACCATAAAGCTTCAAAATCCCTTTAAATATAAGGTTTTATTTTTTTAAGTTTTTTAAAACATCATAGAATATCATTTGATTTCTTAAAAATTGGGTGTAAATTTGGGTGTAACTTTTTTATAGGTATGATTCAAATAAAACGAAATTTAATTTTCTCACTCGAAAAGAGAAAAAAAGCAGGTCAATTAATTACTGAAAATGTACCAATACGTTTAAGGGTAAATTACGAAGGCACTCGTCTAGATATCCAAACAGGGTATCGTATAGATATTGCAAAATGGAATCAAGACAAAGAACAGGTTAAAAATGGCGCATACAATAAATTAGAACAAAGTTCCTCTGCTATTAATTCTCGTATTTTAGAATTGAAAGTTGCTATTCAAGATTTTTTCCAAGAATGTGAAAGTCAAGATAATATCCCCAATAAAGACGAGATTAGGGCAATAGCCAAAAGCCTTAAAGAAAAAGGAAAAGTTGAAATTGAAAAAAAATCAGAAACTTCCCTTTTTGATGTATTTGATTTATTTGTAAAAGAAAATAGTCGTTTAAATAATTGGAGCGATGCAACACTTACAAAATTTAAAGCAGTAAAAAAACATATTACAAGCTTTAACCCAGATTCTAAATTTGAAGACTTTGATGAAAGTGGACTTACAGATTATCTTATCCATCTTAGGAAAGAAAAGAAAATGCGAAATAGCACCATAAAAAAACAGCTTGGTTTTATAAAATGGTTTCTTAGATGGAGTTTCGAAAAAAAACATCATAATAATGATGCTTATCAAAGTTTTAGACCAAAAATTAAAGACGCTAATAAAACAGTAATATTTCTAACAGAAGAAGAGAAATCAAAACTGCTTAAATATGAAATCCCTAGCACTAAAAAACACTTAGAAAGAGTTCGTGATATTCTCTTCTTCACTTGCTATACTGGATTACGATATTCAGACGCATATAATCTAAAAAGAAGTGATATTAAAAAAGATCATATAGAAGTTACTACTGTAAAAACTTCTGATAGCTTAATTATAGAATTAAACAGACACAGTAGAGCTATCCTTGAAAAATATAAAGATATTCCTTATGAAAATAACAAGGCACTACCTGTAATATCTAATCAAAAAATGAATGATTACATCAAAGATTTAGCAGAATTAGCTGAAATTGATACGCCCGTAAGAATAACATATTATGTTGGAAATAAAAGAAAAGATGAAACAATACCAAAATACGATTTATTAGGTACGCATGTTGGTCGTAGAACATTTATATGTAGCGCATTATCTATAGGGATACCTGTTCAAGTTGTTATGAAATGGACAGGACATTCAGATTACAAAGCAATGAAACCCTATATTGATGTTGCAGATAAAACAAAGAAAAATGCAATGGAAAAATTTAATGAGTTATGAAAAACATGGAGGAAGAAAATGAAACAGTAAATGTAAACAACATAGATGGCAGTATAGTCATGCTTACTTGTATTTATAATGATCTAAATAACTTACATTGGAAAAAAGAAATAAATTCAAACGGTGATAGTTTTGATTATGATTCTCAAGATATTTATCGACATGTTTTAGAACAGATTCTATTAAGATTTGAAATTGTTGAAAAAATATCTCCAGAAACGGATAAAGAAGAAAGAAAAGTACTGCTGAAAGATTTAAAAATTGCAACTGAAAAAAACATTAAACTATACATAAAATACAGTGATTTTTTTGAAGAACTCCCTAGAGAAAAACTAAGACTTGATGAATTTAACAAACAAAAATTACCAGAAAACAATTACACTGAACAAGAGGTTCAAGCTAGACTTGATCAAATAATAGAACTGACAGATCGAGAAAAGTTTTTCAGAACAAGTTTTTATAATACTGTTGGTTTCTTAATTAATAATTATCATGAAGATATGTACCATATTAGTGTATGGATTAAAAATCTTATTGAGGCGAATTTTAAAGGTTACAAACCTTATGATTCTAACTATTTAAAAATTCATAAACAA
The nucleotide sequence above comes from Polaribacter butkevichii. Encoded proteins:
- a CDS encoding LytR/AlgR family response regulator transcription factor — protein: MIKAVIIEDEFNALNTLDKLIKYTQKDIEVIAKIDNVTDAISFLKKEPIDLVFLDIELIGGNAFQILEALESIAFKIIFTTAYDEFAIKAIKFDTIDYLLKPIDSEELSECIDRFRIGYKKEQVYKNALDKVSEINKKEIEKTLLIKTADAQYFLQTKDIVRCQSDGAYTVFHTVDKKIMSARNLKYYENILSEHTFVRVHQSHLVNIKYIKKVNANNTVHLTNQEIIPVATRKKSYLKQVLDSL
- a CDS encoding tetratricopeptide repeat-containing sensor histidine kinase — translated: MILKNKRVRQLIFAITLLLLFLACSRQDVIRPDIQKKLTSIDSLSQKVPQQTLFKLDSLLQNNKDLTSLEQAMFLFKKGEFLYLNFKYNEALNTHLKCYELFVELKDTYNQGRCLITLSGASLHMGDIETSQMYALKALHLAKLIEDKRIEGKAYNQLFNLHFKLKDYNKALSYIKVTDSLFSKGIDTASIISIKNNKASVYLQLKEYNKALKSYSEAMQLSHATGNPKILASVLNNIGYTYIEAGEYQSAEKFLRGAATLNKNIKDVNASPYKGLGNLFLLRAKNDSAAINYKKALNIYVSNNNAKDEIEVRDKLVAIAIMSGDYVKALDNQIIRDSLQLNVSRLEQNRLLNFANVNYEVKQKETEINHQKEINSRNQWLLISTVLLFVLLAIVTAFYIYNTKLRAANKASKLEQSLLRIQMNPHFIFNTLAAIQNITLEGNPIKSSNYIAKFSKLIRQNFDYVRKDAISLDKEIAMISNYIETQQLRFNNVFTYSLEINNSIDTTKIQVPPMLLQPFLENAIEYGLKEKKEGGKLQLKIEKEGQELLFVILDNGLGRSSKAKQEELTEDLHATAIFKERLKMRKKGEEKSFILQDLFDENNKPSGTKVFFKLKL
- a CDS encoding GNAT family N-acetyltransferase → MKTQIKIIEVDNILTIIPLLTKLNSKTPLEILKERVVEIAKLPNYECIGLYIDDNLVGISGLWYSTRHYIGKTVEPDHVIIDDTVRGQGLGKQFFNWIDNHVQKKGCEAIELNAYVNNPQSHKFYYNEGYNIYGFHFLKVLRDDKKFY
- a CDS encoding site-specific integrase, which gives rise to MQIKRNLIFSLEKRKKAGQLITENVPIRLRVNYEGTRLDIQTGYRIDIAKWNQDKEQVKNGAYNKLEQSSSAINSRILELKVAIQDFFQECESQDNIPNKDEIRAIAKSLKEKGKVEIEKKSETSLFDVFDLFVKENSRLNNWSDATLTKFKAVKKHITSFNPDSKFEDFDESGLTDYLIHLRKEKKMRNSTIKKQLGFIKWFLRWSFEKKHHNNDAYQSFRPKIKDANKTVIFLTEEEKSKLLKYEIPSTKKHLERVRDILFFTCYTGLRYSDAYNLKRSDIKKDHIEVTTVKTSDSLIIELNRHSRAILEKYKDIPYENNKALPVISNQKMNDYIKDLAELAEIDTPVRITYYVGNKRKDETIPKYDLLGTHVGRRTFICSALSIGIPVQVVMKWTGHSDYKAMKPYIDVADKTKKNAMEKFNEL